In the genome of Corynebacterium glucuronolyticum DSM 44120, the window GTAGCTCAACCAACAGATACGTGCGGGAAGACCCTCGAACTCTACGTACTCTTCTGCTGCATCGAGCCAGCGGATGAGATGCTCGTTCTCGGGGAAGAGTTCGCGCAGAGCATCGTCGGTTACCTTGATGTCGTTGGGGTCGCCAGATAGCGCAGCCCACCGGAAAGGTCCGTTACCTTCGCAGAACAGCGGGCGGATATAAGCCGGAACGAAGCCTGGGAACTCGAAGGCCCTGTTGTATCCCGCCTTACGAGCTTCGTCGCGGATCGAGTTGCCGTAGTCAAATACCTCGGCACCCTCATCCTGGAACTCCACCATTGCCTGTACCTGAGCGGCCATCGACTCGCGTGCCTTCTTCGTGAACGTCTGCGGGTCGTCTGCTGCCTCGGTGTGCCACCTATCGAAGGGGATTTCCTGCGGAAGGTAGCTGAGGGGATCGTGTGCTGAAGTTTGGTCAGTCACGATATCGATGTGGATTTCGCCCGTCCGGTGACGTTTGAGCATCTCGGGGAACAGCTCGGAGGCGTTGATTTCCAAACCGATCGACAGCGCTCGCTTCTCTTCCTTGGCCTGATTTGCCTGTGCCACCGCGTCATCGATGCTGTCAGCGATGGTATCGAGGTACCGCTTGGACATGCGACGCTCGAGCCTACCGCGGTCAACATCTGCGATGATGACCACGCCACCGTTCAGTGTGACGGCAAGAGGCTGGGCACCACCCATGCCACCGCACCCACCGGTGAGGGAGATAGTTCCTGCTAGGGTGCCGTTGAAACGCTTTCGCGCAATGGCCGCGAACGTCTCGAAGGTTCCCTGCAGAATGCCCTGCGTAGCGATGTAAATCCAGGAGCCTGCAGTCATCTGGCCGTACATGATGAGGCCCTCATCCTCGAGGCGACGGAATTCCTCCCATGTGGCCCAGTCGCCGACCAGGTTGGAGTTGGCGATGAGCACGCGCGGAGCCCACTCGTTCGTTTTCAACACGCCAACGGGTTTCCCGGACTGGACGAGGAGGGTCTCGTCATCTTCGAGTTCCTTGAGCGTTTCGACGATCATGTCAAATGCTTCCCACGATCGAGCAGCGCGCCCCGTACCACCGTAGATAACGAGTTCATCCGGTTTTTCAGCGACTTCTGGATCGAGGTTATTCATAAGCATCCGCAAAGGAGCTTCTGTTTGCCAGCTCTTGGCGTTGAGCTTCGTGCCACGGGGGGCGTGAACTTCGCGAGGACCATGACCGGGGGTTGACAGGTTCGGATTCAAGGCGCAACCTTTCCTACATCCGTTGGGATTCCGATCCCAGCGGGAGCGCCGAGATAGAACCCAACATCACAAATGAACTATATCTGTATTTCTCCACCCACTTTAGGTAGCGTTGGCCAATTTCGGAGTAGTTTACGAACGATGGAATGTCTTTAGTATCAGACAAAAGAGTGTGCTCTCCGCGCTAAATAGCAGCACACCCTACTGTTTCACCCCACACGCAGGAAGAAACTGGATCCGGACGAGGATTCGCTAAACTCCCCCAGACCTCCCCACCGCCTCCGATACTTTCATCTTCACCCCCGTCTACCTCCCTTCCTTTCCCCCTCCTCCAAGCCACAGGCTTATCGTTCGGCAGGGTGCATCCCTAACCCGAGCCGATGGCTCACCACCTCGCATCACAAGACGATTGCCTAAGCAGATCCGGATTGCTGAACAGCGAACAGTACGAGAAGCAGAAAAGTGGCGTGAAAACCTTTCCTCCCCGCGCTCTACTGCCGGGACATGCTTACTCGAGCAGGTGGCGTTTAGAAGCCGACCCGAACACGCGTTTCTCCAGTCCTGCAGCCTTCATTTGCAAATCCTCTATCACAGACATGCGGGCAGTATCACCGATGGAACCGGTCGCAAAAGTGACGGCAAGTGCGGCAGCAGGCTCTTGCAGATGATTGAGAATCGGCACCGCAATCGATTCCTGCCCCGGGGCGACAACTTCGATCTCCTCCGCATACCCCTGGACCCGGATTTCCAACAATTCCTCCGGGACACTTCCCAAAACAGCGTTGATACGGGTTGTGTCCATCATCGAAAGCATTGCTTTCCCCGACGCAGTATGCATCGCGGGCAGTCTCACTCCCACGCCTGTTACGAGTCTGGGCGCACCAGGCGAGGGCAGCTCTAAAATGTAGACCACCTCGTCACCGACGATGCGAGAAACGTGACAGGTGCCGGAGACTAGTTCAGCTAAGTGTTTAGCCGGCCTAGTGGCTGCTCGAACGAGCGGTTGCTGTGTGGCGTAGGCACCGGACATGCCATAAGCGGCAATCCCTAAACCGTAAGCACGCCGTTCAGGGACGTACATCACGTAACCGTACTCGATCATGACGTTGAGCAGGTGATACGTGGTCGACCGAGGAAGACCGAGCTCTTGTTGAATTCGAGCTGCGCTCACTGGGGAATCCAGGGTGGAAAGCAACGTCAAAATACGAAGAGTATTTGCTGCGGCGGGTACGTGGGACATAATAGTTAGATTACCTAATATGCTTGACACTATGAGCTATTCCCCCACATTTTCATGGACAGGCCGCAACGACGGCGAAGGCCCCGAGCATGCCCGCTGGTTCAACACGATCAAGCCACTTCCCTTCAACCCCCTCGAGGAAAACTCCTCGTTAGATGAAGCCACCGCAAAGGAACTCTCCCACTCCGTGACGATCCTCGGTTTCGCCTCGGATGAAGGAGTGCGCCGCAACCACGGTCGAGTCGGAGCCGCGGAGGGGCCGAATTCCGCGTTCACGGCACTGGGCAGTCTCGCAGTCCCCGCAGAAACCCGCGCC includes:
- a CDS encoding IclR family transcriptional regulator encodes the protein MSHVPAAANTLRILTLLSTLDSPVSAARIQQELGLPRSTTYHLLNVMIEYGYVMYVPERRAYGLGIAAYGMSGAYATQQPLVRAATRPAKHLAELVSGTCHVSRIVGDEVVYILELPSPGAPRLVTGVGVRLPAMHTASGKAMLSMMDTTRINAVLGSVPEELLEIRVQGYAEEIEVVAPGQESIAVPILNHLQEPAAALAVTFATGSIGDTARMSVIEDLQMKAAGLEKRVFGSASKRHLLE
- the hutU gene encoding urocanate hydratase, with protein sequence MNPNLSTPGHGPREVHAPRGTKLNAKSWQTEAPLRMLMNNLDPEVAEKPDELVIYGGTGRAARSWEAFDMIVETLKELEDDETLLVQSGKPVGVLKTNEWAPRVLIANSNLVGDWATWEEFRRLEDEGLIMYGQMTAGSWIYIATQGILQGTFETFAAIARKRFNGTLAGTISLTGGCGGMGGAQPLAVTLNGGVVIIADVDRGRLERRMSKRYLDTIADSIDDAVAQANQAKEEKRALSIGLEINASELFPEMLKRHRTGEIHIDIVTDQTSAHDPLSYLPQEIPFDRWHTEAADDPQTFTKKARESMAAQVQAMVEFQDEGAEVFDYGNSIRDEARKAGYNRAFEFPGFVPAYIRPLFCEGNGPFRWAALSGDPNDIKVTDDALRELFPENEHLIRWLDAAEEYVEFEGLPARICWLSYGERHKAGLKFNELVKEGKISAPIVIGRDHLDSGSVASPYRETEGMIDGSDAIADWPILNALVNTASGATWVSFHHGGGVGIGRSLHAGQVTVADGTDLAAKKLERVLTNDPAMGVIRHFDAGYNRAHEVAEERGVRIPMEFHSREEQ